One stretch of Campylobacter sp. CCS1377 DNA includes these proteins:
- a CDS encoding HTH domain-containing protein: MSSKLTYKELIIEVLKQAKKPLSVSEIWQIALEKGLDKKLSSIGQTPTQTLWNRLLTDKIDFIKSSIKPTTFWLKEREKELLKLGNKNEIIIEKQEKNNFHERDLHPLLVKFLYENADFNLNCKTIYHEQSKKGKSGADKWNYPDIVGVYFPYDDYEKETITLLENIKQNSYKLFSFELKITLNFSNLKESYFQAVSNSSWANEGYLVVLKEIDSEVLSELRRLNQSFGIGVIKLEKDIFNSSILLSAKERELDIQTLNMLINKNPNFKEFIDDINKQIKLGSEAKVQAKFDKIKSDEEMQKYLKEKGI, encoded by the coding sequence ATGTCTAGCAAATTAACTTATAAAGAATTGATTATAGAAGTTTTAAAACAAGCCAAAAAGCCTTTAAGTGTGAGTGAAATTTGGCAAATTGCTCTTGAAAAAGGTTTGGATAAAAAACTTAGTAGTATAGGGCAAACACCTACTCAAACACTTTGGAATAGACTACTTACGGATAAAATTGATTTTATCAAATCTTCCATAAAACCGACAACTTTTTGGTTAAAGGAAAGAGAAAAAGAACTTTTAAAACTTGGAAATAAAAATGAAATTATCATCGAAAAACAAGAAAAAAACAATTTTCACGAAAGAGATTTGCACCCATTATTAGTAAAATTCTTATATGAAAACGCAGATTTTAATTTAAATTGTAAAACCATTTATCACGAGCAAAGTAAAAAGGGTAAAAGTGGCGCAGATAAATGGAATTATCCTGATATTGTGGGAGTTTATTTTCCTTATGATGATTATGAAAAAGAAACCATAACGCTTTTAGAAAATATCAAACAAAATAGCTATAAACTTTTTTCTTTCGAGCTTAAAATCACTTTGAATTTTTCGAATTTAAAAGAAAGCTATTTTCAAGCTGTGAGTAATTCTAGCTGGGCAAATGAAGGTTATTTGGTGGTTTTAAAAGAAATTGATAGTGAAGTTTTAAGCGAGTTAAGACGCTTAAATCAAAGCTTTGGCATAGGAGTGATAAAGCTTGAAAAAGATATTTTTAATTCTTCGATTTTGCTTAGTGCGAAAGAAAGAGAACTTGACATACAAACTTTAAATATGCTGATTAATAAAAATCCAAATTTTAAAGAATTTATAGATGATATAAATAAGCAAATCAAACTAGGCAGTGAAGCTAAAGTTCAAGCTAAATTTGACAAGATTAAAAGCGATGAAGAAATGCAAAAATATCTCAAAGAGAAAGGTATTTGA
- a CDS encoding MoaD/ThiS family protein encodes MVSVEFLGPINKPKLELNINNLKELKEILKQDESLKEWLELCAVSLNETIIFDENTPLKDGDKIALLPPVCGG; translated from the coding sequence ATGGTTAGTGTTGAATTTTTAGGTCCTATAAACAAACCCAAACTAGAATTAAATATCAATAATTTAAAAGAATTAAAAGAAATTTTAAAACAAGATGAAAGCTTAAAAGAATGGCTAGAACTTTGCGCCGTATCTTTAAACGAAACAATCATTTTTGATGAAAATACCCCTTTAAAAGATGGCGATAAAATAGCACTTTTACCACCGGTTTGTGGGGGCTAA
- the hisIE gene encoding bifunctional phosphoribosyl-AMP cyclohydrolase/phosphoribosyl-ATP diphosphatase HisIE has product MQNYENLNEKINWQKVDGLIPAIIQDAKTCEVLMLGFMDQKALEKSLEIKKVVFFSRTKNRLWMKGEESGNFLNIVDLSLDCDNDTLLILANPMGPTCHTGDISCFEKLSKNADFVFLARLEKLINSRKNADESTSYTAKLFKSGTKRIAQKVGEEGVETALAATIKDKDELICEAADLMYHLSVLLADADLSFSDVIAKLKERHKE; this is encoded by the coding sequence ATGCAAAATTATGAAAATTTAAATGAAAAAATCAATTGGCAAAAGGTAGATGGACTTATACCTGCCATAATACAAGATGCAAAAACTTGCGAAGTTTTAATGCTAGGATTTATGGATCAAAAAGCTTTAGAAAAAAGCTTAGAAATCAAAAAAGTCGTGTTTTTTTCACGCACTAAAAATCGCCTTTGGATGAAGGGCGAAGAAAGTGGAAATTTTTTAAATATAGTAGATTTAAGCCTTGATTGTGACAATGATACGCTTTTGATTTTAGCAAATCCCATGGGTCCAACTTGCCACACAGGAGATATTTCTTGTTTTGAAAAGCTTTCTAAAAATGCAGATTTTGTCTTTTTAGCAAGACTTGAGAAGCTTATTAATTCACGCAAAAATGCTGATGAAAGCACTTCTTACACTGCAAAACTTTTTAAAAGTGGCACCAAACGCATCGCACAAAAAGTCGGCGAAGAAGGTGTAGAAACTGCACTAGCGGCGACGATTAAAGATAAAGATGAGCTAATTTGCGAAGCGGCTGATTTAATGTATCATTTAAGCGTTTTGTTGGCGGATGCGGATTTAAGTTTTTCAGATGTGATTGCTAAGCTTAAAGAAAGACATAAAGAATAG
- the hisF gene encoding imidazole glycerol phosphate synthase subunit HisF, with product MLTKRIIACLDVKDGRVVKGTQFKNHKDMGDIIELAKRYSQNGIDELVFYDIAASARKERISRNWVSEVAKNINIPFCVAGGIKSEEDAAELLANGADKISINSPALNDPSLITRLAKNFGVQCVVVGIDSFKDENGNLKVFKYTGDEKTSTHSGKSTIEWVKEVQNLGAGEIVLNMMNQDGVKNGYDLEQLALVKQECKVPLIASGGAGNMEHFLEAFEVGVDGALAASVFHQKIIDIKELKQYLKTKGISVRI from the coding sequence ATGCTTACAAAACGTATAATTGCATGTTTGGATGTAAAAGATGGCAGGGTAGTAAAAGGGACGCAGTTTAAAAACCATAAAGATATGGGAGATATCATAGAGCTTGCAAAGCGTTATTCGCAAAATGGTATCGATGAGCTTGTATTTTATGATATAGCTGCAAGTGCTAGAAAAGAACGCATTTCAAGAAATTGGGTAAGCGAAGTGGCTAAAAATATCAACATTCCTTTTTGTGTCGCAGGAGGCATTAAAAGCGAAGAAGATGCAGCCGAGCTTTTAGCTAATGGAGCGGATAAAATTTCTATCAATTCCCCTGCGTTAAATGATCCAAGCTTAATCACACGCCTTGCAAAAAACTTTGGTGTGCAGTGTGTTGTGGTTGGCATTGATAGCTTTAAAGATGAAAATGGCAATTTAAAGGTATTTAAATACACAGGCGATGAAAAGACAAGCACGCATAGTGGAAAAAGCACGATAGAGTGGGTTAAAGAAGTCCAAAATTTAGGTGCTGGAGAGATCGTGCTAAATATGATGAATCAAGACGGCGTTAAAAATGGCTATGATTTAGAGCAATTAGCCTTAGTAAAGCAAGAATGTAAAGTGCCTTTGATAGCAAGTGGCGGGGCTGGAAATATGGAGCATTTTTTAGAAGCTTTTGAAGTAGGTGTTGATGGAGCTTTAGCCGCTTCTGTTTTTCATCAAAAAATCATTGATATTAAAGAATTAAAACAATACTTAAAAACTAAAGGTATAAGTGTAAGGATATAA
- a CDS encoding multicopper oxidase family protein translates to MDRRTFLKFNTLGLASVSFAYAMDHSKMNHGTMDHSNHNNMNTSFIDFAPKDLKLLNINEIASGKKLAPLTLLKNESKEKNFFRATIEIAESEIEIAKGKKTKCYTYNKLIPGPKIEAYEGDTIEILVKNKLNEATTIHWHGMPVPPEQDGNPHDPILAGRERIYRFTLPMGSAGTYWYHPHPHYTTSKQVFKGLAGVFIVKAKKDALSHLKEQDWVISDLRLDENAQIPSNTLVDWLNGREGEIVLINGQLKPKIEVDNQRIRIYNFCAARYLNLRLSGAKFVLVGTDGGLIEKPVEMQELFLSPASRVEVLITSDKKGEVKLESTYYNRDKMMVKESPYTLHLADVNIKNSAKNIPQILRQLPPLEEPKNFKEIIMSEDHHKMHGIMKKSESEMKSALASMFLLNGKVFDMKRVDERSKLDETEDWIIINKSHMDHPFHIHGTQFELISSKFKGELKKAEFRALRDTINVRPNEELRLRMKQEFVGLRMYHCHILEHEDLGMMASLEVVEK, encoded by the coding sequence ATGGATAGAAGAACCTTTCTTAAATTTAATACCTTAGGTTTAGCAAGTGTAAGTTTTGCTTATGCTATGGATCATTCTAAAATGAATCACGGCACAATGGATCACTCAAACCATAATAATATGAATACTTCTTTTATTGACTTTGCACCTAAAGATTTAAAACTTTTAAATATTAACGAAATTGCAAGCGGGAAAAAATTAGCTCCTTTAACACTTCTTAAAAATGAAAGCAAAGAAAAAAATTTCTTTCGCGCCACTATAGAAATAGCAGAGAGTGAGATAGAAATTGCCAAGGGCAAAAAAACCAAATGCTACACTTATAATAAACTCATCCCTGGCCCAAAAATCGAGGCATATGAAGGCGATACTATAGAAATTCTAGTTAAAAATAAACTAAATGAAGCCACTACTATCCATTGGCATGGTATGCCTGTACCACCTGAACAAGATGGCAATCCACACGATCCAATACTTGCTGGAAGAGAAAGAATTTATCGCTTTACCTTACCAATGGGAAGTGCAGGAACTTATTGGTATCATCCACATCCTCACTATACAACCTCAAAACAAGTTTTTAAAGGACTTGCGGGAGTGTTTATAGTCAAAGCTAAAAAAGATGCATTGTCACATTTAAAAGAACAAGATTGGGTAATTAGTGATTTAAGACTTGATGAAAACGCACAAATTCCAAGCAATACCTTAGTCGACTGGTTAAACGGCAGAGAAGGAGAAATTGTCTTAATCAACGGACAACTAAAGCCTAAAATCGAAGTTGATAATCAAAGAATTCGCATTTATAACTTCTGTGCAGCTAGGTATTTAAATTTGCGTCTTAGCGGGGCTAAATTTGTACTTGTAGGCACAGATGGCGGACTTATAGAAAAACCTGTTGAAATGCAAGAACTTTTCTTAAGCCCTGCAAGTCGCGTGGAAGTTTTAATCACAAGTGATAAAAAAGGCGAAGTAAAACTTGAAAGTACATATTATAATAGAGATAAAATGATGGTAAAAGAAAGCCCATATACTCTACATTTAGCTGATGTTAATATTAAAAATAGCGCTAAAAATATCCCGCAAATTTTAAGACAACTTCCACCTTTAGAAGAGCCAAAAAATTTCAAAGAAATTATTATGAGCGAAGATCATCATAAAATGCATGGCATTATGAAAAAAAGCGAAAGTGAAATGAAAAGCGCATTAGCTTCTATGTTTTTACTTAATGGCAAGGTTTTTGATATGAAAAGAGTGGATGAAAGATCAAAACTTGACGAAACAGAAGATTGGATCATCATCAATAAGTCTCACATGGATCATCCTTTCCATATACATGGAACACAATTTGAACTCATCTCATCTAAATTTAAAGGCGAGCTTAAAAAAGCAGAATTTAGAGCCTTAAGAGACACAATCAATGTGCGCCCAAATGAAGAATTAAGACTAAGAATGAAACAAGAATTTGTAGGACTTAGAATGTATCATTGTCATATTTTAGAACACGAAGATTTAGGAATGATGGCAAGTTTAGAAGTTGTTGAAAAATAA
- a CDS encoding molybdenum cofactor biosynthesis protein MoaE produces MSEFILVNGALEIPQIYTKWYEFAKNKNCGALLTFCGIVREENGIEALSFDIYEPLLKNWFKEWQKRVENDGVILLFAHSIGDVKIHESSYLAGILSKQRKLGLKLINEFVEDFKASAPIWKYDVINKQRIYAKERSSKLCGAGLLK; encoded by the coding sequence ATGAGTGAATTTATACTTGTAAATGGGGCTTTAGAAATCCCACAAATTTATACAAAATGGTATGAATTTGCAAAAAATAAAAATTGTGGTGCTTTGCTTACTTTTTGTGGCATAGTGCGTGAAGAAAATGGCATTGAAGCTTTGAGTTTTGATATTTATGAGCCGCTTTTAAAAAATTGGTTTAAAGAGTGGCAAAAAAGGGTTGAAAATGATGGAGTGATTTTGCTTTTTGCACATTCAATTGGCGATGTAAAAATTCACGAAAGTTCGTATTTAGCAGGGATTTTAAGCAAACAAAGAAAATTAGGGCTTAAACTCATCAATGAATTTGTGGAAGATTTTAAAGCAAGTGCGCCCATTTGGAAATACGATGTGATAAATAAGCAAAGAATTTACGCTAAAGAAAGATCAAGCAAACTCTGCGGTGCTGGGCTTTTAAAATGA
- a CDS encoding molybdopterin molybdotransferase MoeA produces MLMPYEKSLEILHSHIKPYERVEKVALTQCLGRILANDIKASENQPSMPTSAMDGYAIKFEDQDLPLKILGITPAGKMPEFKLEANTCVKTFTGSLMSEGSDTLVPVENVRVENNTLFIEKKVPKGFAVREIGENYKKGEILLKKGTKLNYSEIALLAELGFFHISVFIKPIIGVLSSGSEIKDLGESLENPAQIRSSNHIAIANLAKNLNCDVRIFALLKDDEKDTSKAIKTALKACDILVTTGGVSMGDFDFLKKAIKEYELIIDKADIKPGRHIKIAKIDEKFIIALPGFPYSAMVMFNLYAREIINAWLLQPKDYVCKAFLQGNYKKKTPYLEFVACNVEFKNGRILANLEGKKEGSSAIINNLNNKAALMIAPKECEILENESLVDIIFMP; encoded by the coding sequence ATGCTAATGCCTTATGAAAAAAGTTTAGAGATCTTGCATTCTCACATAAAGCCTTACGAAAGAGTGGAAAAAGTGGCTTTAACGCAGTGTTTGGGACGCATATTAGCAAATGATATAAAAGCGAGTGAAAACCAACCTAGTATGCCAACTTCAGCAATGGATGGCTATGCTATTAAATTTGAAGATCAAGATCTGCCTTTAAAAATTTTGGGTATAACTCCTGCTGGAAAAATGCCCGAATTTAAGCTTGAAGCAAATACTTGTGTAAAGACTTTTACAGGCTCTTTGATGAGTGAAGGAAGCGATACTTTGGTGCCTGTGGAAAATGTAAGAGTGGAAAATAATACGCTTTTTATAGAAAAAAAAGTTCCTAAAGGCTTTGCGGTTAGAGAGATTGGCGAAAATTACAAAAAGGGTGAAATTTTACTTAAAAAAGGCACGAAGCTAAATTATAGTGAAATTGCACTCCTAGCCGAACTTGGATTTTTTCACATTAGCGTGTTTATAAAGCCTATAATTGGGGTTTTAAGCAGTGGAAGTGAGATAAAAGATTTAGGCGAAAGTTTGGAAAATCCTGCACAAATTAGATCTTCTAATCACATCGCCATAGCAAATTTAGCTAAAAATTTAAATTGCGATGTTCGCATATTTGCTCTCTTAAAAGATGATGAAAAAGATACTTCAAAGGCTATAAAAACTGCTTTAAAAGCTTGTGATATTTTGGTTACAACGGGTGGCGTTTCTATGGGGGATTTTGACTTTTTGAAAAAAGCTATTAAAGAATACGAACTCATCATTGATAAAGCAGATATAAAACCAGGGCGTCATATAAAAATCGCTAAAATAGATGAAAAATTCATCATCGCCCTACCTGGGTTTCCTTACTCTGCTATGGTGATGTTTAATCTTTATGCAAGAGAAATAATAAATGCGTGGCTACTTCAGCCAAAAGACTATGTTTGTAAGGCTTTTTTACAAGGAAATTATAAGAAAAAAACACCTTATTTGGAATTTGTCGCTTGTAATGTAGAATTTAAAAATGGACGCATTTTGGCAAATTTAGAAGGCAAAAAAGAAGGCTCCAGTGCGATTATAAATAATCTTAACAATAAAGCTGCATTAATGATAGCACCAAAAGAATGTGAAATTTTAGAAAATGAAAGCTTAGTGGATATTATTTTTATGCCTTGA
- a CDS encoding autotransporter outer membrane beta-barrel domain-containing protein, with protein sequence MAINLNSKNALAEAPTTPIEIELGRTSGKNLQDYFEVKGQDVVLIDRDSLKGNDLTIKSNISRFDDEGFLNPEGKDIDTDEFKYVFNLGDKNTLNIENVSMGSSSIANLYVNAKETILKDMNLYVNQSGSVINGDLSLSGTSLVDNDALKGSRVSVYGNDLIVNGNLNANNTFFEFGNPYATQNYSIKVAKNVNITNSKFSVNGTSFKDLLYKDTLLIQAQGFNKDISTSNTAEASYGKFASDYINIDKSQDTFQSIVLDDTLVDYNLKEVNCGSSKCLVADGKATDTLKDTLTQLKIDSAMLGKLIGEFSNPEDQEIKAQLEEQKTKLDEIIQKGENNPNLDKEVVKLYGLKEGSADYQAVLNLRGIADRLADQGLGLDLKSLSGVKLALNIKKDTDNTGKAISNLNSASNATNTTMNISNDVSIGQRVAMLNNPYGNYASRLSKLRFANTDMAGNYLDDYKNSIWANAFGGANIIDGDSGAIYGATIGGDRQINDSVLLGTYFTYASSKIKDNGLEQDSDNFQLGLYSTINIAPKWELGLRAYAQLSPTDQSNITTQGLATSDFTSKFFGLSANVGRVFDFSDNTLFIKPFAGVNYYLSYTPDYKENNALGGFNIDSMTNNSVSLELGAEFRKYMSESSYLFITPKIEQFIINSGDDYVANLSIGNAFFSNVKANDKKKTYGQIIVGGNVDINEKFSLNAGIGAKQILAGKVDSKNETYVSGQVGFKYRF encoded by the coding sequence ATGGCAATAAATTTGAATTCTAAAAATGCCTTAGCTGAAGCTCCGACAACGCCAATTGAAATAGAACTAGGTAGAACTAGTGGAAAAAATCTGCAAGATTATTTTGAAGTTAAAGGGCAAGATGTAGTTTTAATTGATAGAGATAGTTTAAAAGGCAATGATTTAACCATAAAATCAAATATTTCTAGGTTTGATGATGAAGGTTTTTTAAATCCAGAAGGTAAAGATATCGATACTGATGAATTTAAATATGTCTTTAATTTGGGCGATAAAAATACTTTAAATATCGAAAATGTTAGTATGGGAAGTTCTAGCATTGCAAATCTTTATGTAAATGCTAAAGAAACTATACTAAAAGATATGAATTTATATGTTAATCAAAGTGGCTCGGTGATCAATGGAGATTTAAGCCTTAGCGGAACTAGCTTGGTAGATAATGATGCGTTAAAAGGCTCAAGAGTATCTGTATATGGCAATGATCTTATCGTGAATGGAAATTTAAATGCAAATAATACCTTTTTTGAATTTGGAAATCCTTACGCAACGCAAAATTATTCTATAAAAGTTGCTAAAAATGTAAATATCACTAATTCTAAATTTAGTGTAAATGGCACATCTTTTAAAGATTTGCTTTATAAAGATACACTTTTAATCCAAGCGCAAGGATTTAATAAAGACATAAGCACATCAAATACAGCCGAAGCTTCATATGGCAAATTTGCAAGTGATTATATCAATATAGATAAAAGTCAAGATACCTTTCAAAGTATAGTACTTGATGACACTTTGGTGGATTACAATTTAAAAGAAGTAAATTGCGGATCTAGCAAATGCTTGGTAGCAGATGGCAAAGCGACTGATACTTTAAAAGATACCCTAACCCAATTAAAAATTGACTCAGCTATGCTAGGAAAACTAATAGGAGAATTTAGCAATCCTGAAGATCAAGAAATAAAAGCTCAGCTTGAAGAACAAAAAACAAAATTAGATGAAATAATACAAAAAGGCGAAAACAATCCAAACTTAGACAAAGAAGTAGTAAAATTATATGGACTAAAAGAAGGAAGTGCCGATTATCAAGCTGTGCTTAATCTTAGAGGTATTGCAGACCGACTTGCAGATCAAGGTTTAGGACTAGATCTAAAAAGTCTTAGCGGCGTCAAACTAGCCCTTAATATCAAAAAAGACACAGACAACACAGGTAAAGCTATCTCAAATCTAAACTCTGCTTCAAATGCAACCAATACAACCATGAACATAAGCAATGATGTATCCATAGGACAAAGAGTAGCAATGCTAAATAATCCTTATGGAAACTATGCTTCAAGACTTTCTAAACTTAGATTTGCAAACACTGATATGGCTGGAAATTATTTAGATGATTATAAAAACAGTATTTGGGCTAATGCTTTTGGTGGTGCAAATATTATAGATGGCGATAGTGGGGCTATATATGGTGCTACTATAGGCGGGGATAGACAGATTAATGATAGTGTATTATTAGGGACTTATTTTACTTATGCAAGCTCAAAAATCAAAGATAATGGCTTAGAGCAAGATAGTGATAATTTCCAATTAGGGCTTTATTCTACTATTAATATCGCACCTAAATGGGAACTTGGCTTAAGAGCATACGCACAACTTTCTCCGACCGATCAAAGCAATATTACCACACAAGGTTTAGCAACTTCTGATTTTACAAGCAAATTCTTTGGTTTAAGTGCAAATGTGGGTCGTGTGTTTGATTTTAGTGATAATACTTTATTTATCAAACCTTTTGCGGGTGTAAATTATTATCTTTCTTATACTCCAGATTATAAAGAAAATAACGCACTTGGCGGATTTAATATCGATTCTATGACTAATAATTCTGTAAGTTTAGAGCTTGGTGCTGAGTTTAGAAAATATATGAGTGAAAGCTCTTATCTTTTCATCACTCCAAAGATAGAACAATTTATTATTAATAGTGGAGATGATTATGTTGCAAATTTATCTATTGGCAATGCTTTCTTTAGCAATGTAAAAGCTAATGATAAGAAAAAAACTTATGGACAAATCATCGTAGGCGGTAATGTAGATATTAATGAGAAATTCAGTCTTAATGCAGGTATTGGTGCTAAGCAAATCTTAGCAGGCAAAGTAGATAGCAAAAACGAAACCTATGTGAGTGGGCAAGTTGGGTTTAAATATAGATTCTAA
- the hisA gene encoding 1-(5-phosphoribosyl)-5-[(5-phosphoribosylamino)methylideneamino]imidazole-4-carboxamide isomerase: MLIPALDLIDGEVVRLVKGDYEQKKVYKYDPLEKFREYEKAGATWLHLVDLSGAKDTSKRQLALIEKLASKVSVNLQVGGGIRTKAEIKALLESGVKRVVIGSLAITNPVLCEEILSSFGSEAIVLALDTILKDEYKIVINAWQDTSDKSLLEVLEFYSAKGLKHILCTDISKDGTMQGANVLLYKFIYEKFPQIHIQASGGVASLEDLKKLKGICSGVIVGKALLDGVFSVEEGIKCLAN; this comes from the coding sequence ATGTTAATCCCCGCACTTGATTTAATTGACGGAGAAGTGGTACGTCTTGTAAAAGGCGATTATGAGCAAAAAAAAGTTTATAAATACGATCCTTTGGAGAAATTTAGAGAATACGAAAAAGCAGGAGCGACTTGGCTTCATTTGGTGGATTTAAGCGGAGCAAAGGATACGAGCAAAAGACAACTTGCTTTGATAGAAAAGTTAGCCAGCAAAGTAAGTGTGAATTTGCAAGTAGGTGGTGGAATTCGTACTAAAGCTGAGATAAAAGCTTTGCTTGAAAGTGGAGTAAAACGCGTGGTAATTGGATCTTTAGCGATTACAAACCCCGTGCTTTGCGAGGAAATTTTATCAAGTTTTGGAAGCGAAGCCATCGTTTTGGCTTTGGATACGATTTTAAAAGATGAGTATAAAATAGTCATTAACGCTTGGCAAGATACTAGCGATAAAAGTCTTTTAGAAGTTTTAGAATTTTATAGTGCTAAAGGCTTAAAACATATACTTTGTACTGATATTTCAAAAGATGGCACTATGCAAGGAGCAAATGTCTTACTTTATAAATTTATCTACGAAAAATTCCCACAAATTCATATACAAGCAAGCGGTGGTGTGGCGAGTTTAGAAGATCTTAAAAAACTAAAGGGCATTTGTAGCGGTGTAATTGTCGGAAAAGCTTTGCTGGACGGAGTTTTTAGCGTAGAAGAAGGGATAAAATGTCTAGCAAATTAA
- the nspC gene encoding carboxynorspermidine decarboxylase gives MLDYLDGLKTTPAYILEEDKLRKNCELLASVGEKSGTKVLLALKGFAFSRAMKIVGEYLQGCTCSGLWEAKFAKEFMDKEIHTYSPAFKDDEMDEIINLSHHLVFNSLNQFEKFKEKAKEKSLGIRCNVEFSLAPKELYNPCGRYSRLGIRAKDLEDTNLEGLSGLHFHALCEESADALEAVLRAFENRFSPWIRKVKWVNFGGGHHITKKGYDVQKLIDICKKFSDKYGVQVYLEPGEAVGWQSGNLVASVIDIVENEKQIVILDTSSEAHMPDTIIMPYTSEVKNARILATRENEKISDLKKGEFAYWLTGNTCLAGDVMGEYAFDKKLNIGDKVVFLDQIHYTIVKNTTFNGVRLPNLMFLNSKNELEMVREFSYENYSKRN, from the coding sequence ATGTTAGATTATTTAGATGGGTTAAAAACTACTCCAGCTTATATTTTAGAAGAAGATAAACTTAGAAAAAATTGTGAGCTTTTAGCAAGTGTGGGAGAAAAAAGTGGTACAAAAGTGCTTTTGGCTTTAAAGGGTTTTGCCTTTTCAAGGGCGATGAAAATCGTGGGAGAATATTTACAAGGTTGTACTTGTAGTGGGCTTTGGGAAGCAAAATTTGCTAAAGAATTTATGGATAAGGAAATTCATACTTATTCTCCTGCTTTTAAAGATGATGAAATGGATGAAATAATAAATTTATCACATCATTTAGTGTTTAATTCTTTAAATCAATTTGAAAAATTTAAAGAAAAAGCAAAAGAAAAATCTTTAGGAATTCGTTGCAATGTAGAGTTTTCTTTGGCACCAAAAGAGCTTTATAATCCTTGTGGAAGATATTCAAGACTTGGAATTCGTGCTAAAGATTTAGAAGATACAAATTTAGAAGGGCTTAGCGGTCTTCATTTTCACGCACTTTGTGAAGAGAGTGCAGATGCTTTAGAGGCAGTTTTAAGAGCATTTGAAAATAGATTTAGTCCATGGATAAGAAAGGTAAAATGGGTAAATTTTGGTGGTGGTCATCATATTACTAAAAAAGGCTATGATGTGCAAAAACTCATTGATATTTGTAAAAAATTTAGTGATAAATATGGTGTGCAAGTTTATCTTGAACCAGGCGAAGCGGTAGGTTGGCAGAGTGGGAATTTAGTCGCTAGTGTGATTGATATAGTAGAAAATGAAAAGCAAATTGTCATTTTAGATACTTCAAGTGAAGCACATATGCCAGATACTATCATCATGCCTTATACAAGTGAAGTAAAAAATGCTAGAATTTTAGCCACGAGAGAAAATGAAAAAATTTCAGATTTAAAAAAAGGCGAATTTGCTTATTGGCTTACTGGAAATACCTGCTTAGCTGGTGATGTGATGGGCGAGTATGCTTTTGATAAAAAATTAAATATAGGTGATAAAGTGGTATTTTTGGATCAAATTCACTATACCATAGTAAAAAATACGACTTTTAATGGAGTGAGATTGCCGAATTTAATGTTCTTAAATTCAAAAAATGAGTTAGAAATGGTGCGCGAATTTTCTTATGAGAATTATTCTAAAAGAAATTAA
- a CDS encoding GyrI-like domain-containing protein, translating into MIKELEQFSIFGVSTLTNAKFESDVKTSQIIPLWKKFHQIFGTPSENYSMYYDYKNTLDLENLEYKVCVGVKEKEKGEKVLIKEGKYMLFEDFGKPEIITPKLWQEIYKFFKNSNLQRKFETDFDFYTANKIQIYIGIKE; encoded by the coding sequence ATGATAAAAGAGTTAGAACAATTTAGCATTTTTGGTGTGAGCACTTTGACAAATGCCAAATTTGAAAGTGATGTTAAAACTTCACAAATCATTCCTTTATGGAAGAAATTTCATCAAATTTTTGGCACACCAAGTGAAAATTATAGCATGTATTATGATTATAAAAACACTTTAGACTTAGAAAATTTAGAGTACAAAGTCTGCGTGGGTGTGAAAGAAAAAGAAAAGGGTGAAAAAGTGCTTATAAAAGAAGGAAAATATATGCTTTTTGAAGACTTTGGAAAACCTGAAATCATCACACCAAAACTTTGGCAAGAAATTTATAAATTTTTCAAAAATTCAAATTTGCAAAGAAAATTTGAAACAGATTTTGACTTTTATACTGCAAATAAAATCCAAATTTACATTGGTATCAAGGAGTAA